A region of Saccharomyces mikatae IFO 1815 strain IFO1815 genome assembly, chromosome: 12 DNA encodes the following proteins:
- the NAM2 gene encoding leucine--tRNA ligase NAM2 (similar to Saccharomyces cerevisiae NAM2 (YLR382C); ancestral locus Anc_4.236), which yields MLHRSSSRFLSTQKKGPGPAVKKLIAIGKKWKQKTIRGPIEHDTPKKGSKYILCQFPYPSGALHIGHLRVYVISDSLNRFYKQRGYNVIHPMGWDAFGLPAENAAIERGINPAIWTKDNISKMKQQMESMLANFDWDREIATCDPEYYKFTQWIFLKLFENGLAYRKEAEINWDPVDKTVLANEQVDAQGRSWRSGAIVEKKLLKQWFLGITKFAPKLRKHLNKLNDWPSNVKQMQKNWIGESVGAELVFKVTDPEFKNLIVFTTRPETLFAVQYVALALDHPIVQKYSEVMPDLKEFLKRSDQLPNDSKEGVHLPNLKAINPLTKEEIPIFAAPYVISSYGTAPSAVMGCPGHDNRDFKFWQRNCPGKHIRTCIAPFFDDASELSEKEKRKLIETVPFTSTNGVLTEDSGEYSGVFTEVARKSIVGKLHSEGLSKNIVRYKIRDWLISRQRYWGAPIPIIHCDNCGPVPVPESDLPVKLPELRGLDTKGNPLSTIDEFVNVACPSCGSPAKRETDTMDTFIDSSWYYFRFLDPKNTSKPFDREIASKHMPVDIYIGGVEHAILHLLYSRFIAKFLGSINAWDDPIGIFEPFKKLVTQGMVQGKTYVDPDTGKFLKPDEISFENDTSGGNTAIIKSNGKVPIVSYEKMSKSKHNGADPNECILRHGPDATRAHILFQSPIADALNWDESKIVGIERWLQKVLNLTKSILNLEKNLAISKDYKTPTDLNDAEVKFHNDFQPLLKSITESFEVHLSLNTVISDYMKLTNILEVTLNKGEVRNEMMVQNLQKLINVIYPAVPSISEEAAEMISSQMEWNQYHWPAVERTTESKFKKFQIVVNGRVKFMYTADKDFLKQGRDAVIETLMKLPEGRMYLMNKKIKKFVMKFNVISFLFHK from the coding sequence ATGTTACATCGATCTTCAAGCCGATTTCTATCCACTCAAAAGAAGGGTCCAGGACCTGCAGTGAAAAAGCTTATTGCCattggaaagaaatggaaacaaAAGACAATTCGTGGTCCAATTGAACATGATACTCCAAAGAAAGGGTCTAAATATATCTTATGCCAGTTTCCGTATCCTTCCGGAGCACTACACATAGGTCATCTTCGAGTCTACGTCATTAGCGACTCTCTGAATAGATTTTACAAACAAAGAGGCTATAATGTGATACATCCAATGGGGTGGGATGCTTTTGGATTACCTGCAGAGAATGCTGCTATAGAAAGGGGCATTAACCCTGCTATATGGACTAAGGACAATATTTCTAAAATGAAACAACAAATGGAAAGTATGTTGGCCAATTTCGATTGGGACAGAGAAATAGCTACATGTGATCCGGAATACTATAAATTCACCCAATGGATTTTCTTAAAACTCTTCGAAAATGGCCTAGCTTATCGTAAGGAAGCAGAAATTAATTGGGATCCTGTTGATAAGACAGTTTTGGCCAACGAACAAGTAGATGCCCAGGGCCGTTCTTGGAGATCAGGGGCCATTGTAGAAAAGAAGCTGTTAAAACAATGGTTTTTAGGAATAACCAAATTTGCTCCTAAATTGAGAAAACACTTGAATAAACTTAACGACTGGCCTTCCAATGTGAAGCAAATGCAGAAAAATTGGATAGGTGAATCTGTAGGTGCAGAATTAGTATTCAAAGTTACAGACCCTGAATTTAAAAACTTAATTGTTTTTACGACAAGGCCAGAAACTTTGTTTGCAGTACAATACGTGGCCCTCGCATTGGACCATCCTATCGTACAGAAATATAGTGAGGTAATGCCggatttgaaagaatttttgaaaagaagtgATCAACTACCTAACGATTCAAAGGAAGGGGTTCACTTGCCTAATTTGAAGGCCATAAACCCTTTGACTAAGGAAGAAATCCCTATATTTGCAGCTCCTTATGTAATCAGTAGCTATGGTACAGCACCCAGTGCAGTAATGGGCTGTCCAGGTCATGATAATCGAGACTTTAAATTTTGGCAACGCAACTGTCCAGGAAAACATATCAGGACTTGTATAGCTCCTTTCTTTGACGATGCTTCCGAGTTATccgaaaaggaaaagagaaaattgaTTGAGACTGTTCCTTTCACATCTACTAACGGTGTCTTAACAGAAGACAGTGGAGAATACTCGGGGGTTTTCACTGAAGTAGCAAGAAAGTCGATAGTAGGAAAATTGCATAGCGAGGGATTGTCTAAAAATATCGTTAGATATAAGATTAGAGATTGGTTAATAAGTAGACAAAGATACTGGGGTGCTCCAATACCTATCATTCATTGCGACAATTGTGGACCTGTTCCTGTTCCAGAGAGTGATCTACCCGTCAAACTGCCTGAACTTCGAGGATTAGATACAAAGGGAAACCCGCTGTCGAcaattgatgaatttgtaAATGTTGCTTGTCCTTCATGCGGCAGTCCTGCCAAAAGAGAAACAGATACTATGGATACCTTTATTGATAGTTCTTGGTATTATTTTAGATTTTTGGATCCAAAGAATACATCAAAACCGTTCGATCGTGAAATCGCTAGTAAACATATGCCCGTTGATATCTACATTGGTGGGGTAGAACATGCTATCTTACATTTATTATACTCAAGGTTCATCGCCAAATTTCTTGGATCTATTAATGCATGGGACGATCCTATTGGCATCTTTGAGCCATTCAAAAAACTAGTCACGCAAGGAATGGTTCAGGGAAAAACTTATGTTGATCCCGATACTGgtaaatttttgaaacctGATGAGATAAGCTTTGAAAATGACACTTCAGGTGGCAACACAGcgataataaaatcaaatggCAAAGTACCAATAGTTTCTTATGAGAAAATGTCTAAATCTAAACATAACGGTGCAGATCCTAACGAGTGCATTTTAAGGCATGGACCTGATGCCACAAGAGCGCATATCCTTTTCCAAAGTCCAATCGCAGATGCTCTGAATTGGGATGAATCTAAAATTGTGGGTATTGAACGTTGGCTACAAAAGGTCCTTAATTTGACCAAAAGTATTCTAAATCTCGAGAAGAATTTGGCAATAAGTAAGGACTACAAGACGCCTACTGATTTAAACGATGCGGAGGTGAAATTTCACAACGATTTCCAACCACTCTTGAAATCAATCACGGAATCCTTTGAGGTTCATCTCTCGCTAAATACTGTAATATCTGACTATATGAAACTAACCAATATTTTAGAGGTTACGTTGAACAAAGGTGAGGTAAGAAATGAGATGATGGTtcaaaatttacaaaagcTGATAAATGTCATATATCCCGCTGTTCCATCAATTTCAGAAGAGGCTGCAGAAATGATCAGCTCTCAAATGGAATGGAATCAATACCACTGGCCAGCAGTTGAGCGAACAACTGAATCtaaatttaaaaaatttcaaattgtgGTGAATGGAAGAGTTAAATTCATGTACACAGCTGATAAAGATTTCTTAAAACAAGGAAGGGATGCTGTTATTGAAACTTTGATGAAACTACCCGAAGGTAGAATGTACTTGATGAAtaaaaagatcaaaaaatttgtcatGAAATTCAATGTTATTAGTTTCTTATTCCATAAATAA